Genomic segment of Engystomops pustulosus chromosome 8, aEngPut4.maternal, whole genome shotgun sequence:
ttgtggtggtaggttccctttaaagcattttTGTTTCTATCTGAAAAGTCAAAGGTTCACACTCTGTGACAAGGCACAAGGTATCGTGGTTGAGGGCTGATGTGTGCCACtaaggtgcctggcctcagtgaagtaagCCGCTAATCTTTGTCAGTAACCTTAAGTTTCTGACCCTTATTTAAAAGTAGTATAGCTGCTTGCTGCAGCTGATCCGGGCCGGcttttactggagtagtctgagagctggatgggatgactactcccatgtatccaggccaggTGTTGCCTTGCATTTATTAGAAGAGCTGGGAGTGTGTGGCTTCAAGCCACAGTGTTGGTCTAGTGTCTTTCTCCTGCTGTTGTCTCAGGACTGGGTCAGAGATGCTGGAGGACTCTGCTGTAACTTTACAGACTGTATGGTGAGGATAACATGTCAGCTTTTTGCCTGAAGAAAAGTCAGCTTTATGTTATGCCTTCATTTTTCATCCTGCTGAAGAAAGCTGTTTATTTTCATTAGCGACTTTGTTTAAAATAACCTTCCCTTATTGGACATTACTGTTTTGGTGACCTTTGTGACGAAGCATAACCCCCCACAATACATTTAATTAGTATTTGGTGCCATTGCCCTTAAACTGTATGAATTGGGTTTTGGttctccttccacaagcttctcacaatagttggtaaGAATTTGGGTCCATTCCTCCTGAGCCATGTTTGTAGACTGCCTTGCTCGCACCATCCTTTTCAGCTCTGCCCATAGATTTTTATTGGTATATTACATTAATAGGGCGATCCAGAGAAAACGGCTGCATCTCAAAGAGGAGACTTTTACCTTACTGGAGACCGAGGCACAAAGGATGAAGAGGGCTACTTCTGGTTTCTTGGAAGATCCGATGACATCATTTCATCTTCTGGGTAATAAGGTTttgcattatatacatattacagacTGGTGAATGAGGCCTACGGCACTTTCTCAATAAATTTTGGAGCATTTGTCACAGTTTTGTGAGGTTACCAGCCTCACTACAAACCTGATTTAGCAACTTAATTATTTTACTAAATCTGTGAATCTGTATTTCGAAATAAGCGTTATACTTCGGGTCAAAACTATTCAAGGGAATGTACTAGTCCCAACATCATCCTACCAGCGTTGTGTAAGACTTTGTAGACATAGCTCTCTTTTTTTCAGTGAAttatcattttagagaaaatgtaGTTTTTGTCTTTATACAAATGAGCTTCTCGGTGCTTCAGGGGTGGAGTCATGTCACTGGTGTATTTTCTTCTGTCAATCAAGCAGTAGAGCCGGTTGGTGATTGGTAGTGTAGAAAGAGGTGACTCAGGCAAAAAGGTGACTCTTCCTAGCTCATTTTAtagaaaagaatttttttttaaaaaatgttaaaaataaaagagGGGATGATAGAAAGGATCATACATTCCCTACCGGGGTCTCAGTCTCCTCGATGGATTCTCCCTCTCCCCCTCACAGCTCACCACTGCAGGCTCCCTCttgctgtcatgtgcattgagcttgCAGGGGAGCGAGCTGGATGAATGTAGAGGAAACACAgactgcagcagctgcagggactcaccacacgctgctggcaaggagccaggtaatgtgaaataaagttttataaagtactgaaattattcagaatgctgacaaaggctatttgaacctgtcactagcttaaaatgacattcctgctgacaAGTTTGCTTTACAGATTTTACCCCTTTAAACTACAAGCCCTCGCAGGTAGAGTAagaaatgtcctttgtagaatttCCTCTCCTATGAGAATTTCCTCTTTGTCAAGTGAAAATGAAAGAAGTCAAGGTTAAAGGCtgcaggggaagtgtcacttcagatgccagtATCCtaagtgtcatattaaagaacgtatcatctttcagatcagttctgtgagctacaaaagcagagataaatatttaaaaaggtGGGGAATGGAATTCTAACTGCGGATCCAGTTTTAAGATACAACAAAAATTCGCTATACAAGTAAATTTCTGGACCATAGAGCCACGCTTCTGCAATATTAAAGGTCTGTAAAGTTCTCCTACAACATAGATGATTTTCCTATGTCTTTCTTAGATATCGAATTGGACCCTTTGAAATAGAGAGCGCCCTGATAGAGCACCCTGCCGTTATAGAGTCTGCAGCGGTCAGCAGTCCGGACCCAATCCGAGGAGAGGTAACCTTAAACGGAGTCTGGTGCACGTGTATAATACCTTCTCTTCTATGTTCTTCTCTATCCCTTGTGCTGTAAATGTGTCACAGATTTTGTCACATCTAAAATATTTCAATAGTAGAAGATGTGAAGGAGACTATACAGCTTTCAGGCGCTGTGCGGGGACCAGTGTTGCAATGTGGTAACCTGAGTGCCAATCTCTCTATTTTcataatattttaaaggaaatctaccgtgaaAATTAAGAATGGATAAacgagggacacttactcatagatccaggcactgtgactgtggtaatatgctatatatttgttatctatggcctccttcctttgaaAATCAACTATTCAATTATGCTATTGTGCTAGGGCTCTGGGCACGTTACAGAAGCCGTAGCAGCATGTCTCAGTGTCACCCTCCCCCTGCACGAATTGTAATCTTAGGAGCAGTGataacacagtgggagggggaagtgctcctgctcaGTGCAGTAGCCTGGGcacctgcagcatggaggggtccTGGTAACACcccaccccagagcccctcaggcttattagcataattttaaaagtttatttcagaacgaattaggccatggataacaaatataaaaggattaccacagttacggtgcctggagtaagtgtcccttgtttatcatgcttgattttgctggtagattttcCTTAAAAACTCTTGTAGGGGACGTAGAGTCCTAAAATGACTAGGCTGCATGTATGTAAGTGACTTCCATACACATCATTTGTCATGTGTTTATTTACAGGTGGTAAAAGCCTTTGTGGTCCTGTCCCCCACATACACTGGACACGACCAGGAGGCGCTGACTAAAGAACTACAAGAACATGTCAAGAAAGTCACAGCCCCTTACAAGTACCCGAGAAAGGTAATAGATAGGAataagcaatttaaaaaaaaaaaaaaaaaaaactgtcaatgATCCCTGTCAGAGGAAGCACAGAAAAAAAATGCAGGTTTGGGACTCTGGTGCTTATACGGAGGATACAAAGAGGCAGGGATCCAGCTTCCAGGGTATTCCAGTTATAACAGCATGAATATATTAGTTTTATAAATCATTAATCCCAATGGAGATTGTATAAGGATGACAGACAATAATAGCCTCCCCCTAAGCGTTTCGGACATTCAAACTTCCTAGTTCTCTGTACTACGAATAAGGATATTAATGTCTGAAATGCATGGGGGAGGTTATGATTGTCTGTCATCCTTATAGCCTCTATGTTGGGATTAATAATTTTAAATATTACCAATATATTCATCTTGTTTTAGCTGGATTACCTTAGAAGCTGGATCACTGCCTCTTTGTATTCTCAGGTACGGATCGTAAACAGTTATCAACTTTTCAACAAGCTTTGCTGAAATACAAGTGAATATAAAACTTGCCATGTATCAGAGAAAGATACTTCTTTCCCTCCTCCCCTTCGCTCTTCCAATATGTCCGAGCGCTGCACCCTTATGACAATACTTGTGATATAAAATAGAGAGTGATATTGTCTCTGTGGAGAggaagtatgtaaaaaaaaattagccacagagaaaaaaaaaatctctgcagCAAAAAAATAAGTTGTCAtcttaccccaagtgctttatcactTCTTCTCTAAAATGTTCTATAAGGGGATATGAAAGCTTTTAAATGTCAGAGAACCAGGTTTTCCTGAGCAGTGAATAGCAGACATCATGGCGGTGGAGAGTTTCCGAGACAACACCAGATTAGAAATAAAAGCTACAGAAGGGGAAAACTGCTAAGAAATGCATAATGGTTATTTATAGCGTTAATCATCATCTACAcacactagggcacatttacttacattcccactGGGGTTTACAGAAAGTTAATTGtcggatgataatgcactgtgtcgcgattcactaagatcatgcgcccgatatccagcatgcgtcacttcctcactcaggtccgctggagttcaccatctcttAAGTTGAGCATCtaagtgctcagtccgaatcagttgaatcgtccgacggcccgccccccaacttgcgccgcatggaagccagcggagctgcgccaaaaaacaattgtgtgcgacacaatcccagggcagacacctgttaaatacctgtccaagctgtgcaatccaTGAAAAAGGCGCACAATCCTTCAAAAGTGcgctccgcgacccttagtaaatgagccccactgtattaCTGGTTTATACTTATTGTATGTTGAAAGGTTAGGGGTACTTTTAGAGCTCAACCAACTTCACACAAGAATCTGCTGGAACGTTTAGTGACAATCTTTTCATTCACAATATTAATAGATTGAATTTGTGGAAGAACTGCCAAAGACAGTCAGCGGGAAGATCCGGAGGAATGAACTGAGAAACAGGGAATGGAGGAACGTCTGACGATAACAAGGACAAGTAGgagacatagtggggcagatttatcaagctgtctgaaagtcagaatattcctagttgcccatgtcaaccaattacagctcagctttcattttatcagtgctcatgaatattttaaaggggagctttgattggttgccatgagcaattaggaatattctgactctcagacagcttgataaatctgccccagtatgtgtgATCTTTGCaccacatgtatgtatatattctcGATAACTTCGTTAGGACAAATTTGGGCAAATTATACGATGTTACTACTGCAATTTATAAAGACTTCCACCCTATTAGAACCCAACACCGGTCAATGTTTTCCCAGAATCAATTTAGTGACATTTATACATATCACacaaagcaaaataaaaatataaatatttgtgtTTATTTCTTTATAATAAAAATGACAAGGCAATGTTGTATGTCCCAAATCAGACGACATATAAAAACAGTTCATTTCATATACATAGTATTACTAGAGTAGTCATTATGTAGATTAAATATTACAATAACCCCTTCGGCAGTGATGTGCAAATGCATCATGTGAGGCTCGGTTCACACCACATATGTTGTGGTCTTATGTATACGCTGAAAATACAAGGCAAGAAATCTCAGAGTACACATAGACTAATACTGGCAGTCGGAGGCATAGTTTGTGCCTCTGTCTGGCCAGTAAATGTTGTAtactgtgcaaaaaaaaacataatgaaaGACCCTGCAAGCTACGACTTTCCATTCTGCTGAGCGACACATATGCTCATCGGAGGCAAAATTTGAGGGCATAAACCCCAATTAAACTTTACCTATGAATAGAGGGGATCATTCTGTCCATAGGTGACTCCACCTTAATTACATCCACTGCTCCCTATTAGTCTTATGAACTTAGGAAACGCCTCTTTCCGCCTTTCCATGGTATGTGCTGGTATTGCTGCTCAGCTATATAGAAATGCATGGAGCCAAGTTACAATATCACACACCACCCATGGAgaagagaggagctgtttttggatgaAAGCAGCTATGTTCTTCGAccgcaggacaacccctttaattgtggaCAGGCATTCTGTAGTCATCAGAGATTAAGCAATGACATAAAAATACAGAGCTGACTTATAGAGTCTGATATAAGAGACTTCTTCACCTATAGCTGGAATGATACATTTTCATTACTAATGCAAAGTAATGAGCGAGTACGAGTTGGGGTTTTAGGTCCTATAAAACTTTTTGAAGTAGCACATTGCTTACCAGCCCAATGATTTTTTCATCATAAAGACATCTCATGCATGATATATGCTTGTATTAGCTCCTTAAGATACATTTAACATGACATCACGTAAACAAAACTCTTCAAATACTATCCATATTATTTCACTAGAAGAACATGATCCTGGTATGAACCTTAAACTCTAGGTTCTCATGGATGGCCTTAACTTGATAAGAGGTTTAGAGGACCCTGTAGAAATCAGACTTTTATTAAAAGTCGTACACAAGCCACTGGTGGACAGGAGGGCTGACATGTCCGCAGACTTCTCTTTCAGGAGCGCCTCCTCCCATTTGAAGTAGTTGCATCCTTTGCCCCTGTCGTCGTTTCTCTTTCGTACGGAGCAGCTATAGAAAACCCTGCCCTGGTTGGGGCCTGGATTCGATACAGTGAGTTTCTTTGCTCTACGACCACAATGACACATGGGGGCAGTAATACGGTTAGATTTTGTCCCCCCAAAGGTCCGCGTTACATTGACACTAGACTTTAAAACATTACGTGAGACCCCAGTAGTGACTGGTAATGAGCGGTTACCCAGATCTTCATGTATGGCGAAGGGAAGTTTCTTGGGAGGAGAGTAAAAGCTGACACTGGAAAGTTTCCTTTTAGGGAAGTAATCTAACAATGTGGACGACTTGCTCTTTTGCTCAGTAGATACAGCTGGTGCACTTGATCTATTTCCCAAAGCACTAGGCAGCTTAAAAGTTGATCCATGAGACACCGGTTTCTTCAGATTAACATTATAAATGGTGGTGTCCGGACTCTTATACACAACCGATTTAGTGTGAAAATTTGCAGTACTATTCATTGACTTCCTATTTTCCATATTATTTTTAAGCATTAGGACAGCAGATGATGGTGAATCTGCCGCTAACAGGTCCAGTTCCTCTGCAGGACTCTCATGTTTGTCCTGTTGGGAATCCTCTATAACAGCAGCTTCTTCCCAATCAGCTAAAATGGACAAATCTGAGCTGGAATCCATATCCAGAGCAGAGACGTCATTCACAGTGAGAACGGTGGTAGACAGTAACACATGAGCCCCGCCATGCGGAGAATGGTCTAAGGGTGTGGAGGTGATGGCTCCGATCTGTTTTACATTTGGCATTGGACCTAGTGACCTCCGTGGGGGGAACCTGTATTTATTATCATTACCAAGTGTTGTAGAGAGTCCATTTATTAATGTCTGGTGCGTCTTGCTTCCCTTAAGACATTTGGTAACAGCCATAGTATACTGGTTATTAATGCTATGTGGCTGCTGGGGTCTCGGGTCCTTGGTTTTGTCAGATGTTAGACTGCTTCTTGAGTCTTGTCCATCTTCTTTAACCACAGTCGATGCATGTCTGACATTACTTTGTCCGGGATTATGACTTTGAGCAGTCACTGATGGCCCTGGTCTTGCAGAGGAATTGGGGGGTACCTAGTTTTTACAAAGAAAGCCCAGAATTCTTCAAAAATGAATCATTACCACAATAAGTCTCTCCTAAGTTATGATGATCTTCAAGTCTCTTTTCCAGATGTTATCTATTGCTCTACTCATCATGGTTAGTTGAATGAAGAAAAAACGGAGATCTATAAAACCAACTGACCTTGTCCAAAGATTTAGTTATTTTCATGACACAACCGTCAC
This window contains:
- the ERI2 gene encoding ERI1 exoribonuclease 2 isoform X2, with translation METESRRLLYARPVIRMTTKQLAKQLGLIRRSSKLSLNAKDSSSPKSKQFFDYLIVIDFESTCWKDTKHYGQEIIEFPAVLLNTSSGVIESEFHTYVQPQEHPILSDFCTELTGIKQQQVDAGVPLKICLSQFSTWIQKLQKERAIVFPGLLPTHACAEQKMCGFVTWSDWDLGVCLLYECKRKQLRKPDILNSWIDLRLAYKLFYNRKPQGLNGALQDVGIEFSGREHSGLDDSRNTARLAWRMICDGCVMKITKSLDKVPPNSSARPGPSVTAQSHNPGQSNVRHASTVVKEDGQDSRSSLTSDKTKDPRPQQPHSINNQYTMAVTKCLKGSKTHQTLINGLSTTLGNDNKYRFPPRRSLGPMPNVKQIGAITSTPLDHSPHGGAHVLLSTTVLTVNDVSALDMDSSSDLSILADWEEAAVIEDSQQDKHESPAEELDLLAADSPSSAVLMLKNNMENRKSMNSTANFHTKSVVYKSPDTTIYNVNLKKPVSHGSTFKLPSALGNRSSAPAVSTEQKSKSSTLLDYFPKRKLSSVSFYSPPKKLPFAIHEDLGNRSLPVTTGVSRNVLKSSVNVTRTFGGTKSNRITAPMCHCGRRAKKLTVSNPGPNQGRVFYSCSVRKRNDDRGKGCNYFKWEEALLKEKSADMSALLSTSGLCTTFNKSLISTGSSKPLIKLRPSMRT
- the ERI2 gene encoding ERI1 exoribonuclease 2 isoform X1; this translates as MVSELTVLCVYSNIPPALYKSVCNTQRRTGKARPVIRMTTKQLAKQLGLIRRSSKLSLNAKDSSSPKSKQFFDYLIVIDFESTCWKDTKHYGQEIIEFPAVLLNTSSGVIESEFHTYVQPQEHPILSDFCTELTGIKQQQVDAGVPLKICLSQFSTWIQKLQKERAIVFPGLLPTHACAEQKMCGFVTWSDWDLGVCLLYECKRKQLRKPDILNSWIDLRLAYKLFYNRKPQGLNGALQDVGIEFSGREHSGLDDSRNTARLAWRMICDGCVMKITKSLDKVPPNSSARPGPSVTAQSHNPGQSNVRHASTVVKEDGQDSRSSLTSDKTKDPRPQQPHSINNQYTMAVTKCLKGSKTHQTLINGLSTTLGNDNKYRFPPRRSLGPMPNVKQIGAITSTPLDHSPHGGAHVLLSTTVLTVNDVSALDMDSSSDLSILADWEEAAVIEDSQQDKHESPAEELDLLAADSPSSAVLMLKNNMENRKSMNSTANFHTKSVVYKSPDTTIYNVNLKKPVSHGSTFKLPSALGNRSSAPAVSTEQKSKSSTLLDYFPKRKLSSVSFYSPPKKLPFAIHEDLGNRSLPVTTGVSRNVLKSSVNVTRTFGGTKSNRITAPMCHCGRRAKKLTVSNPGPNQGRVFYSCSVRKRNDDRGKGCNYFKWEEALLKEKSADMSALLSTSGLCTTFNKSLISTGSSKPLIKLRPSMRT